A stretch of the Amia ocellicauda isolate fAmiCal2 chromosome 10, fAmiCal2.hap1, whole genome shotgun sequence genome encodes the following:
- the vps28 gene encoding vacuolar protein sorting-associated protein 28 homolog produces MFHGIPATGGIGGAPANKPELYEEVKLYKNAREREKYDNMAELFAVVKTLQALEKAYIKDCVTPNEYTGACSRLLVQYKAAFKQVQGSDVGTIDDFCRKYRLDCPLAMERIKEDRPITIKDDKGNLNRCIADIVSLFITVMDKLRLEIRAMDEIQPDLRELMESMNRMSNMPPDCEAKEKVNLWLTTLSGMSASDELDDSQVRQMLFDLESAYNAFNRFLHAS; encoded by the exons ATGTTTCACGGAATTCCTGCCACTGGAGGCATAGGAGGTG CTCCTGCCAATAAACCAGAACTGTATGAG GAGGTCAAGCTGTACAAAAATGCGAGAGAGCGTGAAAA GTATGACAACATGGCAGAACTGTTTGCTGTAGTGAAGACACTTCAGGCTCTTGAGAAAGCTTATATTAAGGACTGTGTTACTCCAAATGA GTACACAGGTGCATGCTCCAGACTGTTGGTTCAGTATAAGGCAGCTTTTAAACAGGTTCAGGGCTCTGATGTAGGCACCATTGATGATTTCTGCAGGAAGTACAGG TTGGACTGCCCACTAGCAATGGAAAGAATTAAAGAGGACCGGCCAATCACCATTAAGGATGACAAGGGCAACCTGAATCGCTGCATTGCAGATATTGTTTCA CTCTTCATCACTGTAATGGATAAGTTGCGTCTGGAGATCCGTGCCATGGATGAG ATCCAACCAGACCTGAGGGAGCTGATGGAGTCCATGAATAGGATGAGTAACATGCCTCCTGACTGTGAGGCAAAGGAGAAGGTCAACCTTTG GTTGACGACTCTCAGTGGGATGTCTGCCTCAGATGAACTGGATGACTCTCAAGTCCGCCAAATGCTGTTCGACTTGGAGTCAGCATACAACGCCTTCAACCGGTTCCTTCATGCCTCCTAA